From Nitrosopumilus zosterae, the proteins below share one genomic window:
- a CDS encoding DNA-directed DNA polymerase I produces the protein MQVNVTKTDEVESMSPSMLVSATYDNNSKSAILKFYNPESQKLILWKDETGHKPYCYSRLAPDELDFLQEREDVIEIKTVQRHDLITDKEINMSKITVADPLAIGGTTGDKSIRNIIETWESDIKYYENYLYDRKLIVGKYYEVVDKKLKPHDLEISDEVKIALKSLLWDKVDSESMADSEEFKKYITEWADLLNQPIPKIKRLSLDIEVEAEIGRIPDPKIAEKKVTAIGMKGSDGFDQIFVLRTEDTEEGKNELDQNVKITFYDSDKEKEMIQDAFQIIREFPFVVTYNGDEFDLPYLYNRAERLGIKNSENPFYMMRDSATLREGVHLDLYRTLSNRSFQIYAFSQKYTNFSLNSVSKALLGKEKIDYGLELDQLSLYQTANYCYNDALLTFELTSFNNDLLMNLLVIIARIGRMPIDDIARMGVSQWIRSLLYYEHRRRNCLIPKREELQRRSEGVLSDAVIKDKKYRGGLVVEPKEGIHFDVVVMDFASLYPSIIKVRNLSYETVRCSHEECKKNIIEQTNHWTCSKRNGLTSMIIGSLRDLRVNYYKSLSKKETLTDEQRQQYTVVSQALKVILNASYGVMGAEIFPLYFLPVAEATTAIGRHTILETIKKCEGVGIEVLYGDTDSLFIKKPTKEQIQTVIEQAKKDHGVDLEIDKTYRYCVLSNRKKNYLGVTKDGNVDVKGLTGKKSHTPPFIRKLFYELLDVLSKVQSVEDFVKAKQQISEKISTCGKKVEAKEIPLEDLTFNVMLSKAPSEYTKTIPQHIRAAKQLETIREIRKGDRISYIKILNKPGVKPVEMAKKEEIDSKKYMEFMEATLEQITSSMNLDFDTILGKPKQTGLDEFFWS, from the coding sequence ATGCAAGTAAATGTTACAAAGACCGATGAGGTTGAATCAATGTCTCCATCTATGTTAGTATCTGCAACATATGACAATAATTCAAAATCAGCAATTTTAAAATTCTACAATCCAGAGTCGCAAAAATTAATTTTATGGAAGGACGAGACAGGGCATAAACCATACTGCTATTCACGATTAGCTCCAGATGAGTTAGACTTTCTTCAAGAAAGAGAAGACGTTATTGAAATCAAGACTGTTCAGCGACATGATCTAATAACAGATAAAGAAATCAATATGTCAAAAATTACAGTTGCAGATCCATTAGCAATTGGTGGAACTACAGGAGACAAAAGTATCAGAAACATTATTGAGACATGGGAGTCAGACATCAAATATTATGAAAATTACCTATATGACAGAAAGTTAATTGTTGGCAAATATTATGAAGTAGTAGATAAAAAACTAAAACCACATGATTTAGAAATTTCTGATGAAGTAAAAATTGCTCTAAAAAGTTTGCTTTGGGATAAAGTAGACAGTGAAAGTATGGCCGATTCAGAAGAATTCAAAAAATACATTACAGAATGGGCAGATTTACTAAATCAACCAATCCCAAAAATAAAAAGACTCAGTTTAGACATAGAGGTAGAAGCTGAGATTGGAAGAATCCCAGATCCAAAAATCGCAGAGAAAAAAGTAACTGCAATTGGAATGAAGGGTTCAGATGGATTTGATCAGATTTTTGTTCTCCGCACAGAAGACACAGAGGAAGGAAAAAACGAATTAGACCAAAACGTCAAGATCACATTTTATGATTCAGATAAAGAAAAAGAAATGATACAGGATGCTTTTCAAATTATCAGAGAATTTCCATTTGTAGTAACGTATAATGGAGATGAATTTGACTTACCGTATCTATACAACAGGGCAGAAAGACTGGGCATAAAAAATTCTGAAAATCCTTTTTACATGATGCGAGATTCTGCAACACTAAGAGAAGGAGTTCATCTCGATTTGTATAGGACTCTCTCAAATCGTTCATTTCAAATTTATGCATTTAGCCAAAAATACACTAATTTTTCACTAAATAGTGTGTCAAAGGCACTACTTGGAAAAGAGAAAATAGATTATGGATTAGAGTTGGATCAATTATCACTATACCAGACTGCAAATTATTGCTACAATGATGCACTGTTAACATTTGAACTTACAAGCTTCAACAACGATTTACTGATGAATCTACTTGTAATCATTGCAAGAATTGGTAGAATGCCAATCGACGACATTGCAAGAATGGGAGTATCTCAATGGATTAGAAGTTTGTTATACTATGAGCATAGACGAAGAAATTGTCTGATTCCAAAAAGAGAGGAGTTGCAAAGAAGATCAGAAGGAGTGCTATCTGATGCAGTAATAAAAGATAAGAAATACAGAGGAGGCCTAGTAGTAGAACCAAAAGAAGGAATTCATTTTGATGTGGTGGTGATGGATTTTGCCAGTCTATATCCAAGTATTATCAAAGTAAGAAATCTGTCATATGAGACAGTGAGATGCTCACATGAAGAATGTAAGAAAAACATCATAGAGCAAACAAATCATTGGACGTGTTCTAAGAGAAACGGGCTGACATCAATGATCATCGGGTCATTAAGGGATTTGAGAGTAAACTATTACAAAAGCCTATCAAAAAAAGAGACCTTAACTGATGAGCAAAGACAGCAATATACAGTAGTCAGTCAAGCACTCAAGGTAATTTTAAACGCCAGTTATGGGGTAATGGGGGCAGAGATTTTTCCACTATATTTTCTGCCAGTAGCAGAAGCTACAACAGCAATAGGAAGACACACCATTTTAGAGACAATTAAAAAATGTGAAGGCGTAGGAATAGAAGTACTCTACGGAGATACAGATTCGCTGTTTATCAAAAAACCAACTAAAGAGCAGATTCAAACAGTAATAGAGCAAGCAAAAAAAGATCATGGGGTAGATCTAGAGATAGACAAAACATATCGATATTGTGTATTAAGCAATAGAAAGAAAAATTATCTAGGAGTTACAAAGGATGGAAATGTAGATGTCAAAGGACTAACAGGAAAAAAGTCACACACACCGCCATTCATCAGAAAGTTATTTTATGAATTATTAGATGTTTTATCCAAAGTTCAATCAGTAGAAGATTTTGTAAAAGCAAAACAACAGATTTCAGAAAAAATATCAACATGTGGAAAAAAAGTAGAAGCAAAGGAAATCCCGCTAGAAGATTTGACGTTTAATGTAATGCTTAGCAAAGCGCCATCAGAATACACAAAAACTATTCCTCAACACATTAGAGCAGCCAAACAACTAGAGACAATCAGAGAGATAAGAAAAGGCGACAGAATTTCATATATTAAAATCCTAAACAAGCCAGGTGTAAAACCAGTTGAGATGGCAAAAAAAGAAGAGATTGATTCAAAAAAATACATGGAATTCATGGAAGCAACGTTAGAACAGATAACATCATCTATGAACTTGGATTTTGATACAATTTTGGGAAAACCAAAACAAACAGGATTAGATGAATTTTTTTGGAGTTAA
- a CDS encoding deoxycytidylate deaminase encodes MLQAELAKLRSNCMTRQVGAVIVRNHRQIATGYNGTPPGIKNCFEGGCKRCTLRMEGKIESGASLDRCLCNHAEANAIMHCAILGIEAGIEGAVLYTTFVPCLECTKMAITIGIRKFVCLDSYPETDYDLLKEAGVEVIQLEKNKIVKWASQLVNKYEKSV; translated from the coding sequence ATGCTTCAAGCAGAATTGGCAAAACTTCGTTCAAATTGTATGACACGACAAGTTGGTGCGGTTATTGTAAGAAACCACAGACAAATAGCAACAGGATATAACGGTACGCCTCCTGGAATCAAAAATTGTTTTGAAGGAGGATGTAAAAGATGCACACTGAGAATGGAGGGAAAAATTGAATCGGGCGCATCACTCGACAGATGTCTTTGCAATCATGCAGAAGCAAATGCGATAATGCATTGTGCAATTTTAGGAATAGAGGCAGGCATTGAAGGGGCAGTTCTATACACAACGTTTGTTCCATGTTTAGAATGCACAAAAATGGCAATTACTATTGGAATTAGAAAATTTGTTTGTCTTGACTCCTATCCTGAAACAGATTATGATTTACTAAAAGAAGCAGGAGTGGAAGTTATTCAACTAGAAAAAAATAAAATTGTAAAATGGGCAAGCCAACTAGTAAACAAATACGAGAAATCTGTGTAA
- a CDS encoding DEAD/DEAH box helicase: MQKNSIEKRDYQVNLANQAIEENCIVVLPTGLGKTAIALQVIAEYLSRGSGGILFLAPTRVLVNQHFEFLKDNLTLDDISLITGEDPISKRTKLWNNSVICATPEIARNDLVRGIITPDQFSLVIFDEVHRTAGDYAYSGIAESFENSTARILGMTATLPSEKEKATEILTKLRISSVAERREDSPDVKPYTQETHTEWINVELPPELKSIQKLLKLALDERYETLRKNGIRMAEQQSLSVLLRIRQFVLNQNRRSAKPLFTGIRIHYALNILEAHGITPFLKFCERVQAKKGVGIKELFEVDPNFTRAIHLAKEAQSRGIEHSKIPKLKEILESVPGKALIFTSYRDSVDLIFNKLTEMGISAGILIGKAGDAGLKQKKQIETVQKFRDGIFQVLVATRVGEEGLDIAEVNQVIFYDNVPSSIRFIQRRGRTGRKDIGKLVVLIAKNTIDETYYWIGKRKMTAAKSMGDKMTKLLEKNHEIESQKTGLDAFL; this comes from the coding sequence GTGCAAAAAAATTCTATTGAAAAACGTGATTACCAAGTAAATCTTGCAAATCAAGCAATAGAGGAAAACTGTATTGTGGTTTTACCTACTGGCCTAGGAAAAACTGCGATTGCATTACAAGTTATTGCAGAATATTTGTCAAGAGGTTCTGGTGGAATCTTGTTTCTTGCACCAACACGAGTTTTGGTAAACCAGCATTTTGAATTCCTAAAAGATAATCTTACTCTGGATGATATTTCGTTAATTACTGGTGAAGATCCAATATCAAAAAGAACCAAACTCTGGAATAATAGCGTGATTTGCGCCACTCCTGAAATTGCACGCAATGATTTAGTTCGTGGAATCATCACTCCTGATCAATTCAGTCTGGTGATTTTTGATGAAGTACATAGAACTGCTGGTGATTATGCGTATTCTGGAATAGCCGAAAGTTTTGAAAATTCTACTGCAAGAATTCTTGGAATGACTGCAACTCTTCCTAGTGAGAAAGAAAAAGCAACAGAGATTCTAACTAAGCTTCGAATTTCTAGCGTAGCTGAACGAAGAGAGGATAGTCCTGATGTAAAACCATACACACAAGAAACTCATACAGAATGGATTAACGTAGAACTTCCGCCTGAATTAAAATCGATTCAGAAATTACTGAAATTGGCATTGGATGAAAGATATGAAACTTTGAGAAAAAATGGAATTCGGATGGCAGAACAGCAATCTCTTTCTGTGCTTCTTAGAATTAGACAATTTGTATTAAATCAGAACAGACGTTCTGCAAAACCCCTCTTTACAGGAATTAGAATTCATTATGCATTGAACATATTGGAGGCTCATGGGATCACTCCTTTCCTGAAATTTTGTGAGCGTGTACAGGCAAAAAAAGGTGTGGGAATCAAGGAACTCTTTGAGGTTGATCCTAATTTTACAAGGGCAATCCATCTTGCAAAAGAAGCGCAATCACGAGGAATTGAACATTCAAAAATTCCAAAACTCAAAGAAATTCTTGAATCTGTTCCAGGAAAGGCTCTAATTTTTACCAGTTATCGTGATTCCGTTGATTTGATTTTCAATAAATTGACTGAGATGGGAATCTCTGCAGGAATATTAATTGGAAAAGCAGGTGATGCTGGGTTGAAACAAAAAAAGCAGATTGAGACTGTACAAAAATTCCGAGATGGTATTTTTCAAGTATTGGTTGCAACTCGTGTTGGTGAGGAGGGATTGGATATTGCAGAAGTAAATCAAGTGATTTTTTATGACAATGTTCCAAGCTCTATTAGATTCATTCAAAGAAGGGGTAGAACCGGAAGAAAAGACATTGGAAAACTAGTGGTGTTAATTGCAAAAAACACTATTGATGAAACATACTATTGGATAGGAAAAAGAAAAATGACTGCAGCAAAATCTATGGGGGATAAAATGACCAAATTGTTAGAAAAAAATCATGAAATTGAATCCCAGAAAACAGGACTTGATGCATTTCTTTAG
- a CDS encoding peptidylprolyl isomerase, translating into MAIKIKCSHILVSKQSEALAILERIKKGEKFGKLAKELSIDSGSAKKDGSLGYFTKGMMVKPFEEAAFKLQNGEISEPIKTEFGYHIIKRLE; encoded by the coding sequence ATGGCAATTAAGATAAAATGCTCACATATTCTTGTATCAAAACAAAGTGAGGCACTTGCAATTTTAGAGAGGATCAAAAAAGGAGAAAAATTTGGAAAATTGGCAAAAGAATTGTCAATCGATTCAGGGAGTGCAAAGAAAGACGGAAGTTTAGGCTACTTCACTAAAGGAATGATGGTAAAACCATTTGAAGAGGCAGCATTCAAGCTTCAAAACGGAGAGATTTCAGAGCCAATAAAAACAGAGTTTGGATACCACATCATCAAAAGATTAGAGTGA
- a CDS encoding histidine kinase produces the protein MAEPNTVPSKLRTNINYKVIAGIIFAVIVFHVYVNYFSNPEDSDSIISIFSFMNPLAVSIASFIVAIKYIDAGIYRKANISLGFAYLMVFLGELTYLIYDLFLDIDPYPSIADVFFFLQYPLTLTYVILNIRFFSSFSNKYKAWVILLPSIILTIYSINALNEYGEAGFDFYYGLIFVSSAGTLLAFSILGATIFREGLLGKAWMILVIGILTITIGDIWYYYLELIDEYDLSDPVNLFWYGGAWIIIYALYKHKKTI, from the coding sequence TTGGCAGAACCAAACACAGTCCCTTCAAAATTGCGTACCAACATAAATTACAAAGTTATTGCAGGAATTATTTTTGCAGTAATAGTTTTTCATGTTTATGTAAATTATTTTTCCAATCCTGAAGATTCAGATTCAATAATTTCAATTTTTTCATTTATGAATCCATTAGCTGTATCAATAGCATCATTTATTGTAGCTATCAAATATATCGATGCAGGCATATACAGAAAAGCAAACATTTCATTGGGTTTTGCATATTTGATGGTATTTCTGGGAGAATTAACTTATCTCATTTATGATTTATTTTTAGATATTGATCCTTATCCTTCGATTGCAGATGTTTTCTTTTTCTTGCAATATCCGCTAACATTGACATATGTAATTTTGAACATTAGGTTTTTCTCATCATTTTCAAACAAATACAAAGCATGGGTTATTTTACTACCTTCGATAATTTTGACCATTTATTCAATCAATGCATTAAATGAATACGGAGAAGCAGGATTTGATTTCTATTATGGATTAATTTTTGTTTCATCTGCAGGAACACTTTTGGCATTTTCAATTTTGGGAGCCACCATATTCAGAGAGGGATTATTAGGAAAAGCATGGATGATACTAGTAATTGGAATTTTGACAATCACTATTGGCGATATATGGTATTACTACCTAGAACTAATAGACGAATATGATCTTAGTGATCCAGTAAATCTTTTTTGGTACGGTGGAGCATGGATAATCATTTATGCATTATACAAACATAAAAAAACTATTTAG
- a CDS encoding HEAT repeat domain-containing protein, with translation MAIQIFDEENIRDMPSEERFNFCENVLKQEQDESKRWDAVWLAGELAENTNNNDRMRKKVADLMEWVLRNDTNGVVKHEASFQIAARNLRDKIPLLVEISFNDKSVLSKHEAIESLGLMRAFEVEEKIKLLRNDPSIDVRETAEFILKRFERLRNSGEYTPSTIL, from the coding sequence ATGGCCATTCAGATTTTTGATGAGGAAAACATTAGAGATATGCCCAGTGAAGAAAGATTCAATTTTTGCGAAAATGTATTGAAACAGGAACAAGACGAATCTAAACGATGGGATGCAGTTTGGCTAGCTGGAGAATTAGCCGAGAACACAAACAATAATGATAGAATGCGCAAAAAAGTTGCAGATCTCATGGAATGGGTATTAAGAAATGACACAAATGGAGTAGTAAAGCACGAAGCTAGTTTTCAAATTGCTGCAAGAAACTTGAGAGATAAAATTCCTCTACTTGTAGAAATCTCATTTAATGATAAGAGTGTATTGTCAAAACATGAGGCAATTGAATCATTAGGATTAATGAGAGCTTTTGAAGTTGAAGAAAAGATCAAGTTATTACGCAATGATCCCAGCATAGACGTAAGAGAGACTGCAGAATTCATTCTCAAAAGATTTGAAAGATTACGAAATTCTGGAGAATATACACCATCCACGATTCTGTAA